In the genome of Fulvivirga maritima, one region contains:
- a CDS encoding acyltransferase family protein, which translates to MSKFYIPSLDGLRAIAVLLVITFHFSKVSFIDFDFEIGWVGVQIFFVLSGYLITRILLEEKRKTFGSYIKMFYWKRLLRIFPLYFGYLLAILLLFLATGQPDDLPQTAPYLFTYTYNFYIISPEWTVNRLFVHLWSLSVEEQFYLIWPFIVFFFSEKNFKKIIGLMLIGVPLLRLALALGFADIAPTEDRLGNIVYWFSLSHFDAFALGGFINFLGQKYIGINRKKWIWGSLALCVILGAFNLLTAYPLNPNSYSSLGFLIHGLLNYQHVWSYTVLNIFFAAIIWQLTTSQRKSWLTSKPLLLIGKISYGMYLFHFPVIMAIDKAFGKPFVNGFVTLILCLIITFVVSIISYYAYERQFLKLKNIKSF; encoded by the coding sequence ATGAGTAAATTTTACATTCCTTCTCTCGATGGATTGAGGGCCATTGCAGTATTATTAGTTATCACATTTCATTTTAGTAAAGTTAGCTTCATTGATTTCGATTTTGAAATTGGCTGGGTTGGTGTTCAGATTTTCTTTGTGCTATCAGGCTATTTAATTACAAGAATACTTTTAGAAGAAAAAAGAAAGACCTTTGGTTCATACATTAAAATGTTCTATTGGAAACGCCTTCTAAGAATCTTTCCCCTGTATTTTGGCTATTTATTAGCCATTTTACTTCTATTCTTAGCCACAGGCCAGCCTGATGACTTACCTCAAACAGCACCTTATTTATTTACCTACACCTATAATTTTTATATTATCTCACCTGAATGGACAGTAAACAGATTATTTGTTCACCTATGGTCACTATCAGTAGAAGAACAGTTTTATCTGATTTGGCCGTTCATAGTATTCTTCTTTTCTGAAAAGAATTTTAAAAAAATTATAGGTCTTATGCTCATTGGCGTTCCACTGCTCAGATTAGCACTGGCACTAGGCTTTGCAGATATAGCTCCTACAGAAGATCGACTTGGTAATATTGTATATTGGTTTAGCCTTAGCCACTTTGATGCATTTGCTTTAGGAGGTTTTATAAATTTCTTAGGGCAAAAATATATTGGGATCAATAGAAAAAAATGGATTTGGGGTTCATTAGCTCTTTGTGTTATACTTGGAGCCTTCAATTTACTTACGGCCTACCCCCTAAATCCTAATAGCTACTCAAGTTTAGGCTTCCTCATCCATGGGTTACTTAATTATCAACATGTATGGTCTTATACGGTATTGAACATTTTTTTTGCAGCTATAATATGGCAACTTACCACCTCTCAGAGAAAATCATGGCTTACATCAAAACCACTATTGCTCATCGGAAAAATATCTTATGGAATGTATCTGTTCCACTTTCCTGTAATTATGGCTATTGATAAAGCTTTTGGTAAACCCTTTGTTAATGGTTTTGTTACACTAATATTATGCCTAATCATCACCTTTGTAGTTTCAATTATAAGTTATTATGCGTATGAAAGACAGTTCTTGAAATTGAAAAATATTAAGTCTTTTTGA
- a CDS encoding PorP/SprF family type IX secretion system membrane protein — protein sequence MRSKGYLLILLLIFLFKSQSGITQELSSFRQNFFNPAVYNPAFTGINGHNQLFLTYKKQWMNIEDSPETIGLNFQLPTKGHLFFGAEFYSQEVVAVRSSSALLSFGYKLNITENQSLRFAISGGVGQNMLNLTSDELNTMDPAIISAYDNNYYLNGKFGMVYQYNRLQIGFSMPKIFDSDQFNYSEFNEVEINAIDNRIYSISYDFQLSPKFSFKPLVLYRDYKYDENQLEGAGIVYYQQKIWAGASYRNSLGIILGMNITDVISFSYDYSFSPFKTNNADLSTGSHELQLAFKFGQNKNTKKPLLTKSTEEDAHLKQPVLATNVETEKSEEVEEKQPNESDAKTKAPTENIAKTTTPSEQNAAPTPIENNDKSKDITEEPAQNTNVEMAVKEPTESKASKEKSEEIERHKHKEKVDIESPDFDNGFSQRNSYSISLSEGYYVVIGVFKYLNNAMKVAKTSMDNGHVADIGLYDKKNLYYVFVFYDKKDQELAKEVRSAFRKKEDFMTHGYYRSNKANISITTLI from the coding sequence ATGAGGAGCAAAGGTTATCTGCTTATTTTATTATTAATATTTCTGTTTAAGTCACAATCAGGAATAACCCAGGAGCTATCTTCTTTTAGACAAAACTTCTTTAACCCTGCTGTTTATAACCCTGCCTTTACAGGTATTAATGGGCACAACCAACTTTTTCTTACTTACAAAAAGCAATGGATGAACATTGAGGATTCTCCTGAAACCATTGGTCTTAATTTTCAACTCCCCACAAAAGGTCACTTGTTTTTTGGAGCAGAATTTTATTCTCAGGAGGTGGTAGCCGTACGTTCCAGCTCTGCATTACTCTCCTTTGGCTATAAACTTAATATCACAGAAAACCAATCTCTACGCTTTGCTATATCGGGAGGGGTAGGTCAAAACATGCTTAACCTCACTTCTGATGAACTTAATACCATGGATCCGGCAATTATTTCTGCTTATGATAACAACTATTACCTCAATGGTAAATTTGGAATGGTATACCAATACAACAGGTTGCAAATAGGCTTCTCTATGCCCAAGATCTTCGATTCGGATCAGTTTAATTATTCCGAATTTAATGAAGTAGAAATAAATGCTATTGATAACAGGATCTACTCTATAAGTTATGATTTCCAGCTTTCTCCAAAATTCTCATTCAAGCCTCTAGTACTATACAGAGATTATAAATATGATGAAAACCAACTCGAAGGAGCAGGCATTGTATACTACCAACAAAAAATATGGGCTGGTGCTTCTTACCGCAACAGCTTAGGTATAATATTAGGCATGAATATAACGGATGTTATCAGCTTCAGCTATGATTATTCATTCTCTCCTTTTAAAACCAACAATGCTGATCTGTCAACAGGATCTCATGAGTTACAATTGGCTTTTAAGTTCGGACAAAATAAAAATACTAAGAAACCTCTTCTAACTAAAAGCACTGAGGAAGACGCTCATCTTAAACAACCTGTTTTAGCCACTAATGTAGAGACTGAAAAATCTGAAGAAGTAGAAGAAAAACAACCTAATGAATCTGATGCTAAAACTAAGGCACCAACTGAAAACATTGCTAAGACTACCACCCCTTCAGAACAGAATGCGGCCCCTACTCCTATCGAAAATAATGACAAATCAAAAGACATTACTGAGGAGCCCGCTCAAAATACCAATGTAGAAATGGCTGTAAAAGAACCTACAGAATCGAAGGCTTCCAAAGAAAAATCAGAAGAAATTGAAAGACACAAACATAAAGAGAAAGTCGATATTGAATCTCCAGATTTTGATAACGGATTTTCGCAAAGAAACTCTTATTCTATTTCATTATCAGAAGGTTATTACGTTGTAATAGGGGTATTCAAATACCTTAATAATGCCATGAAGGTAGCTAAGACCAGCATGGATAACGGGCATGTAGCAGACATAGGACTTTACGACAAGAAAAACCTATACTACGTTTTTGTGTTTTATGATAAAAAAGATCAAGAATTGGCCAAAGAAGTACGCTCCGCATTCAGAAAGAAAGAGGATTTCATGACACATGGATATTACAGATCAAATAAAGCCAATATTTCAATTACAACTTTAATATGA
- a CDS encoding PKD domain-containing protein, with amino-acid sequence MRYTGKLICLICLYFLVFNSYGQGLTARRMPDGLGYLEYLPPNYNSNTDLYPLMIFLHGHGERGDGSPSQLERIKSNGPPKLINNGEQMCFEVNGTTECFIVLCPQTSRNGWQGFETMPFIDWAIENYRVDPDRVYMTGLSMGGQGSWQVAYSEENQPNRFAAIAPAPGRGGYQETCYLAEIHLPVWAFHGEADNQMPLHQGRTPINGMIRCNADPAPIFTTYPGVGHAGCWNRAYRTDNTLHTPNLYQWLLLQSRGAAPEIPPSITVNANYTITLPDNSLSITANATDADGTIESYQWTLLSGPNSPNISGSSTATVSLDNLIEGTYSLEITVTDNDNLSASRQITITVLPEPANIPPTANAGPNREITLPQNTISINGSGSDSDGEIVSYEWNQESGPNTADISDPNAEDITLDNLIEGTYSFILTVTDDDGDTGSDAVTVTVFPTPANSPPSANAGNNRTITLPTSSITINGSGEDSDGTIVSYSWAQNSGPNTPGNSGLNQSSLSLTNLIEGVYTFSLTVEDDDGDTDSDQITITVLPVPPNSPPNANAGSDQEITLPTSTTTISGQGTDSDGSVTDYLWEQVQGPNTATIDDNSASQINVSNLIEGVYTFSLTVTDDDGDESSDEMVLTVLPIPPNDPPTAIVPNDTSITLPVNSLELTGFGLDTDGTVVSYLWQRVQGPSSVTFSSNSTPTTTVSGLIEGTYLISLTVTDDDGDSDTDQVTITVFPETNNAPTAIIENGSTESITLPTNSIILNGNGTDPDGTIVEYLWEQISGPSDISMPSPDETSINLENLVEGIYVISFTVTDDDNATNSTQITITVNPEPVNTPPVANAGPDIILTLPDNSTTINGSGTDSDGTIVSYHWEFISGPADAGYEEVNQANLELQGLEEGIYVFSLTVEDDRGAFATDEVSIIVNSPNLPPVVSAGPDRTITLPTSSLTLNGSATDSDGQITFYLWEQESGPNTATTTDVLNPQITLQNLVEGVYIFSLYAEDNEGASNTDHVRITVRPEPPNNPPTANAGSDRAITLPTSSITLSGSGSDSDGTIASYQWSQKSGPSSASSSGANQANVTFSNLVEGLYVFTLRVTDNRGDRGTDDIRVTVRPYPGNQFPTVNLGNDRAITLPDNSISLSANATDPDGTIQSYSWTKVSGPVSGNIVTPNQANTNIQNLTEGVYIFNCRVTDNDNASASDNIKVTVNPVPANKPPIADAGENKIITLPENETQLIGEGLDADGSIASYMWEQKSGPNTATVTGSNNAIIQISNLVEGIYIFRLTVQDDDGSTAFDEVNITVEPLPANQPPIVNAGENQTIYQPASQTTFNGTAEDDDGSITSYIWSQVSGPNTASLTGSGSATLNATNLILGTYVFRLTATDNEGLQGFDEVNVRVNPENPNLSPSADAGEDITLTLPENSAEITGTGSDPDGTVTDYLWTVVTAPSTVSIIGGNTPNVRIENLIEGTYVLRLTVTDDEGDRDFDEVQITVLPSPPNEFPIVDAGTNQSLVLPGIATLSATASDPDGTIISYQWTQRTGPSQSMINSPSSSETTVDQLEYGTYVFRCTVTDNNNQTAFDEVNLLVSDNYAPVAFAGNDQRIVFPQNDTYLTGGASDLDGEIVSRMWTQISGPTSITIASPQDSTIHITNMQIGSYTFSFEVTDDKGAIDTDEVTIEVVNSNGNIPPVANAGEDVTITMPTSSVVLNGSGTDEDGSIRSYEWEQISGGNTTTSELTFAQLIVGGLREGEYQFKLTVTDTQYLTDTDTVNITVLPLEIEAVNIPRLFTPNGDGINDYWEIANLQALGEVEVRIYDSRGNEIYHSKNYGNDWGGTSNGQLLQPGPYFYEITARSGTRRGGVRIIY; translated from the coding sequence TGAAGAAAATCAACCTAATCGTTTCGCTGCCATTGCACCTGCACCAGGCAGAGGTGGGTATCAGGAAACATGTTATCTGGCAGAAATTCATTTACCTGTTTGGGCTTTTCATGGAGAAGCCGATAACCAAATGCCACTTCATCAAGGCCGTACGCCTATCAATGGTATGATAAGATGCAATGCTGATCCTGCACCAATATTCACTACCTACCCAGGCGTTGGTCATGCTGGTTGCTGGAATAGAGCATATCGCACAGACAATACCTTACATACTCCAAATTTATACCAGTGGCTACTTTTGCAATCAAGAGGAGCTGCTCCTGAAATACCTCCATCCATAACCGTCAATGCTAATTACACTATAACTCTACCTGATAACAGCCTCTCAATAACCGCCAATGCCACTGATGCCGATGGCACTATTGAAAGCTATCAATGGACTCTACTCTCTGGCCCCAATTCACCTAACATTAGTGGAAGTTCCACAGCTACAGTAAGCCTAGATAACCTTATAGAAGGTACTTACAGCTTAGAAATTACCGTTACGGATAATGATAACCTCAGTGCATCTCGCCAGATAACTATTACCGTTTTACCAGAGCCGGCAAATATCCCTCCTACTGCCAACGCAGGACCTAACCGTGAAATCACCCTACCTCAAAATACTATTTCAATCAACGGCTCGGGGTCAGATTCTGATGGAGAAATTGTATCATACGAATGGAATCAAGAGTCAGGCCCTAATACTGCTGATATATCCGACCCAAATGCTGAAGATATTACTCTAGACAACCTGATTGAAGGAACTTATAGTTTTATATTAACTGTAACTGATGATGATGGAGATACAGGAAGTGATGCCGTAACAGTGACGGTGTTCCCTACCCCTGCTAACTCCCCTCCTTCTGCTAATGCAGGAAATAACCGTACCATAACTCTCCCTACCAGCTCTATTACCATTAACGGCAGTGGAGAAGATTCTGATGGAACAATTGTATCCTATTCATGGGCTCAAAATTCAGGACCTAATACACCCGGTAATTCTGGGCTAAATCAAAGCTCTTTATCTCTTACTAATCTCATAGAAGGTGTATATACTTTTTCATTAACAGTGGAAGATGACGATGGAGATACGGATAGCGACCAAATCACAATAACGGTGCTACCAGTTCCGCCCAACTCTCCACCTAATGCTAACGCTGGCTCAGATCAGGAAATTACACTGCCTACATCTACTACCACTATCTCAGGTCAGGGAACAGATTCTGATGGCTCCGTAACTGATTACCTCTGGGAACAGGTTCAGGGGCCAAACACAGCTACAATAGATGACAATTCTGCTTCACAAATTAATGTCTCCAATCTCATAGAAGGTGTATATACATTTTCACTTACTGTTACTGATGATGATGGTGATGAATCATCAGATGAAATGGTTTTAACGGTGCTCCCTATACCACCAAATGATCCTCCTACTGCCATCGTTCCTAACGACACATCTATTACACTCCCGGTAAATTCACTAGAATTAACAGGCTTTGGACTTGATACGGATGGTACTGTGGTTAGTTATTTATGGCAAAGAGTTCAAGGTCCGAGTTCGGTTACTTTTTCCAGCAACAGTACACCTACTACAACCGTTAGCGGTCTTATTGAAGGCACCTACCTCATTTCTCTTACTGTAACTGATGATGACGGTGATTCTGATACGGATCAAGTAACTATTACGGTTTTTCCTGAAACCAATAATGCCCCTACAGCTATAATTGAAAACGGAAGTACCGAAAGTATTACACTACCTACTAACTCCATTATATTAAATGGTAATGGTACTGACCCCGATGGTACTATTGTAGAATATCTTTGGGAGCAAATAAGTGGCCCCAGCGATATTTCTATGCCCTCCCCTGATGAGACCTCTATTAATCTTGAAAATTTAGTTGAAGGTATTTACGTAATTAGCTTTACAGTTACCGATGATGACAATGCTACTAACAGTACTCAAATAACTATTACAGTAAATCCAGAGCCTGTTAACACACCTCCTGTAGCCAATGCAGGTCCAGACATCATACTTACTCTACCAGACAATAGCACTACAATTAACGGTTCTGGTACAGACTCCGATGGCACAATAGTAAGTTATCATTGGGAATTTATCAGTGGCCCGGCAGATGCCGGCTATGAGGAAGTAAATCAAGCTAACCTTGAGCTTCAAGGACTTGAAGAAGGTATATATGTTTTCTCATTAACAGTGGAGGATGATAGAGGTGCTTTCGCTACTGATGAAGTAAGCATAATAGTGAACTCACCGAACTTACCTCCTGTAGTTTCTGCAGGACCAGATAGAACTATAACTTTACCCACCTCATCATTAACCTTAAATGGGTCAGCTACTGACTCAGATGGGCAGATTACTTTTTATCTCTGGGAGCAAGAAAGTGGCCCGAACACAGCCACCACTACTGATGTGCTAAATCCTCAGATTACTTTGCAAAATTTGGTGGAAGGTGTATATATTTTCTCTTTGTACGCAGAAGATAATGAAGGAGCTTCGAATACAGATCACGTTAGAATTACAGTAAGACCAGAGCCTCCTAACAACCCGCCTACTGCTAACGCTGGTTCGGATAGAGCAATTACATTGCCTACGTCATCTATAACTCTAAGTGGAAGTGGATCTGATAGTGACGGAACTATTGCAAGTTACCAGTGGAGCCAGAAATCCGGCCCTTCCTCAGCCTCTAGCTCTGGTGCCAATCAAGCTAATGTCACTTTTAGCAATCTGGTAGAAGGACTATATGTTTTTACCCTTAGAGTAACTGATAACCGGGGCGATAGAGGTACTGATGATATAAGAGTTACGGTTCGACCGTACCCAGGAAACCAATTCCCAACTGTAAATTTAGGTAATGATAGAGCCATTACTTTACCTGACAATAGCATTAGTTTATCCGCAAATGCAACAGATCCAGATGGAACCATACAGTCTTACTCATGGACTAAAGTCAGTGGCCCCGTTTCAGGTAACATTGTTACACCTAATCAGGCTAATACTAACATTCAAAATCTCACAGAAGGAGTATACATATTCAATTGCCGGGTTACCGATAATGATAATGCCAGCGCATCAGACAATATCAAAGTAACGGTTAACCCTGTTCCTGCTAATAAACCCCCAATCGCCGATGCTGGTGAAAACAAAATAATAACCCTACCCGAGAATGAGACTCAGTTAATTGGAGAAGGCTTAGATGCTGATGGAAGCATTGCCAGCTATATGTGGGAGCAAAAAAGTGGGCCGAATACTGCTACTGTTACAGGTAGTAATAACGCCATAATACAAATTAGTAATTTAGTAGAAGGTATTTATATTTTTAGACTTACCGTTCAAGATGATGATGGTAGCACTGCTTTTGATGAAGTCAATATAACTGTAGAGCCCCTACCTGCCAATCAGCCACCCATTGTAAATGCTGGAGAAAACCAAACTATATACCAGCCAGCATCTCAAACTACATTTAATGGAACCGCAGAAGACGACGATGGCTCTATTACCAGCTACATCTGGAGTCAGGTAAGTGGTCCTAATACGGCTTCTCTTACAGGCTCAGGCTCAGCCACACTCAATGCGACTAACCTAATATTAGGAACTTATGTTTTTAGACTTACAGCCACTGACAATGAAGGCTTACAAGGATTTGACGAAGTGAATGTGCGGGTTAATCCTGAAAATCCTAACTTATCCCCTTCAGCAGATGCTGGCGAAGACATTACCTTGACGCTGCCAGAAAACAGTGCTGAAATAACCGGAACAGGCTCAGACCCTGACGGCACGGTTACAGACTATTTATGGACTGTAGTTACGGCTCCTTCTACAGTATCAATCATAGGTGGAAACACTCCTAACGTAAGAATAGAAAATTTAATAGAAGGAACTTACGTTTTAAGGCTTACAGTTACTGATGATGAAGGCGACAGAGATTTTGACGAAGTACAAATTACTGTACTCCCTAGTCCTCCTAATGAATTCCCTATAGTAGATGCCGGCACTAATCAAAGCTTAGTTTTACCCGGTATAGCCACATTATCTGCTACCGCTTCAGATCCTGATGGCACCATCATATCCTATCAATGGACTCAAAGAACTGGCCCTTCACAATCGATGATCAACTCTCCCAGTTCATCAGAAACAACTGTAGATCAACTAGAATATGGCACCTATGTTTTCAGATGTACTGTTACAGATAATAATAATCAAACCGCTTTTGACGAAGTGAACCTGCTGGTATCTGACAACTATGCACCCGTGGCTTTTGCCGGAAATGATCAGCGCATTGTTTTTCCTCAAAATGACACCTATTTAACCGGGGGAGCCAGCGATTTAGATGGTGAAATAGTATCACGCATGTGGACTCAGATTTCGGGGCCGACTTCCATTACTATCGCAAGTCCACAAGATTCAACTATACATATCACTAATATGCAAATTGGATCTTATACTTTCTCCTTTGAAGTAACGGATGATAAAGGCGCCATAGATACTGATGAAGTGACTATAGAAGTGGTAAACAGCAACGGAAACATTCCGCCTGTAGCCAATGCTGGTGAAGATGTGACTATCACCATGCCTACCAGCTCCGTAGTACTCAATGGCTCAGGCACTGATGAAGATGGCTCTATCCGGAGTTATGAATGGGAGCAAATTTCAGGAGGTAATACTACTACTTCAGAACTAACATTTGCTCAACTAATTGTAGGAGGCCTTCGTGAAGGAGAATATCAGTTTAAGCTTACTGTTACTGACACGCAATACCTTACTGATACCGACACTGTAAACATTACAGTGCTCCCTCTGGAAATTGAAGCTGTGAATATTCCTAGGCTTTTCACACCAAATGGGGATGGCATTAATGATTATTGGGAAATAGCCAATCTACAGGCTTTAGGTGAAGTTGAGGTGAGAATTTATGATTCTCGAGGTAATGAAATTTACCATTCTAAAAACTATGGTAATGATTGGGGAGGAACCTCAAACGGACAGTTATTACAGCCCGGCCCATATTTCTACGAGATAACGGCACGGTCAGGAACCAGACGCGGAGGAGTAAGAATAATTTATTAA